Below is a window of Camelina sativa cultivar DH55 chromosome 11, Cs, whole genome shotgun sequence DNA.
TTGTCGCTTCTGCTGAGGTCAGATAAATCTTCTTTCGTAGCTTCTTGGATTGGTATGACATATAAACTGTTACTGAAGCTTTTCATATTCTCTTAATTTCCTTAGGCTAGCAGTGAACACCCATTGGCAAAAGCTATAGTTGCATATGCTCGGCATTTCCACTTCTTTGATGAACCCACTGAAGACGTTGAAACAAGTAACAAAGATTTGCAAAACTCTGGATGGTTACTCAATACCTCGAATTTCTCTGCTCTTCCCGGAAAAGGAATTCAGTGCTTAGTCAATGAGAAGATAATTCTGGTTGAGATTTTATTCCATAGTATATAAACAACTATCTGCTTTTGGTCCTGCTCTCGCAActtaaaagagagtttttttattttctttaaatcaggTGGGAAACCGTAAACTTATGTCAGAAAATGCCATAACCATCCCAGACCACGTTGAGAAGTTTGTTGAAGATCTTGAAGAAAATGCAAAGACAGGAGTCATTGTAGCCTATAATGGTGAATTAATTGGTGTGCTGGGAATCGCGGATCCTCTAAAGCGAGAAGCCGCTGTGGTTGTGGAAGGTCTCCTTAGAATGGGTGTTCGACCCATAATGGTTACAGGTGATAACTGGAGAACAGCAAGAGCAGTCGCCAAAGAGGTTAGAATCCCAATTCACAATCTCTGGGATTAGGTTTGGCCATTTCGTTGTTATGGTTCCATTCCTGTTTAGTAAATGACAGTCTTTTGGTGGCATGGAGTGCAGGTTGGTATCGAAGATGTGAGAGCAGAAGTAATGCCAGCAGGAAAAGCTGAAGTCATCCGTTCGCTGCAAAAAGACGGAAGCACAGTAGCGATGGTAGGAGATGGAATCAATGACTCCCCCGCTCTAGCCGCTGCCGACGTGGGAATGGCGATTGGTGCAGGAACAGATGTAGCGATAGAAGCAGCGGATTACGttctgatgagaaacaactTAGAAGACGTCATAACAGCCATCGATCTCTCTCGAAAAACCCTAACACGAATCAAATTAAATTACGTTTTCGCCATGGCGTACAATGTAGTGTCAATCCCAGTAGCAGCAGGAGTGTTCTTCCCGGTTCTGCGGGTGCAAATGCCGCCTTGGGCAGCCGGAGCATGTATGGCACTCTCTTCGGTTAGTGTTGTTtgctcttctttgcttcttagAAGATACAAGAAGCCAAGACTTACCACTATTTTGGAATTCACCaaggagtaaaaaaaaaagtcctttCTTCCTTGCATTGGAGTGACTTTgactagtttttgttttgaaaataatttgtatttactttttttttttttttcttttaccgtTGATTGTTGTTGTAATCATGTAACAACAATGTATCGGTCTTGAGAGTTGAGAGGTTGGTTGGTCTCTTATTTCTGTATGTAAGAACATTTCCTCTCGGCCTTTGTTGTAAGAAGAATGGTTTCGATGCTTCTGCTTGATTAATGTAAAATAGTgaaagtttctcttttttttttttttttttttttaaaNTTTTTTGTACAAAGAGCCAGAGAGTGAAAGTTTCTCTAATGCGactaatttcagtttttttcactaataagaaagaaaaactaaaacaatattttataaacccaaattttatTGCAAAAATGGCAGGTGTGACTACCCTGTATAAGAAACGTGCTGTTTATagttgattaaaattttgaattaattcgTAGCATATAattgaacttttaaaatattcatttctaTCTTCTCTTTTACCGAACAAAATCACGGATGCGCTGTGGAATAAAAGATTTTGTCACACAAACTACCGCCACGTTTATATATAGATCCCACCGCTGATTTAGCTAATAGATGACAGCTAAAGACACATAGTTCTATGAAATCTTATTAATTAAGGGTATATAATTATTATCGATAACAACGTATGGTTCGTAAGAGAGTGCCCCTAACAACAATTTAAAGTGAAATACTCACTTCTTCTTTCGTTAATATGAATACAATACAAGACTACAACCAAATAGTCgtttttgtaatttcttacatATTACTACCTAGAACATACTTTGCAATTAAGTTTAGTTTACTTAAttgtatatatgcatgtattGACCGTAAAAGAGCCAAAGACACGGTTTATCCAAGAGAGAGCATCTTTTAAGTAAGTATAAAAGTCTTCCAGGAGATCATTATCGATGTTGTCATCACGTGTTGGTTGCTTCCTCGAAAATAATCTACATCCAAACCTTTATATTATACTGtcttatattttgtataaacatCGCTAGGGCATATACACACGTATCAATGTATCATACGTATTTACAATGTAGAGGACGATATATGTAAGTATATATTAGATTATGATATGTGTTGTACGTACTAATGATTATTTTATTCGATTGACGAAAATATTGTTTGGATTGTTTTAActacaaatttaataaagagATCATAACATGTGTTCAAGATTATTGTATCGACTAAAACGCTTGATTAGtttgaattatttaatcatATTCGAAATTTGCAATATTTTGACAATAGTCATACACTATGGTAAAGCGATTACAATTTACGGTTTCTGACCCTCTATCTCTGTATAAAGTAATACATGATAATATTGATATAGGATAAAACCAAAACTGAACGCGGATTGTTTCTATATACATGTGGTCAAGAAGCCTTGATATTGATGATCAGTGTAAGCAATAGAAATTAAtgcaaataatttaaaaaaactatcatAAAAGTCAAATCTAGCTACGATCGACCTCTCTCTCTATACCTCCACATATAAATGAACCAGGCACTCAGTTTTAGCGTCTTTGCAAGCTAAGACACGaccgaaaaaacaaaacacacacacacaaaaatgaataataacTTTAGAACAAACCAATGTTTACTACACTATGATCCTTCTATTAACACTGGTGAAGCCCAGATGTACAACATGGCGATTACAGAATCAGAATCATCTCAAATTATTTCTAagttatattcatttttttttcctacgaAATGTATATATTTGACCTATTAAAAGtttaacttattttaatttctttcttgtaTTGAAGTATGTTCCAATGCATCAAAACATGATAGAAGCCGATCTTATAATAGATCATCTAAGAGAAATATGCACACAACACTCCTCAACGCAAACCCTAGCAATTTCCGAGACATAGTTCAAAGATTCACCGGACGTTCTTCCGGCATTGATGTATCTGTCGGAAGAAAAGGTCCGGTGACGTTAGATTTCAGGTCGCCGGCTTCGGTTGCTACAGAAGTCATTTTTCCGAGCTCCGGTGATGTCCAAAACCAAGATTGTGCCACTGATATGCAGGTGGTGGAAAGGGAGAGTCACGGGACCTGTGAATGGGAAGGTAAGCAGACGGCGGCGTCGTGTGAGATGGGTCAACTAAGTGATGACTCTGAGGGTTATGGTGGGTGTGATGAATATTATgctcatgatgatgatgatgatgatcttatTAGGGAATACTTGAAAAATAGTAGCTTTGATGGAGTGATTACTATGGATTGTGATGCGTTTTACCTTGACGCCGTAATGGTGGAGGAGTTTTTGATGAAAGATCTcgacatatgattttatatgatttatttacttttacaGATTATAAAACATTATCATGTATGATATATGATGATAGTgaaagtgaaacattagttagGGTAAATTCTTATTGCTACATTTATGTTGTAATATTcatgtgatgttttttttttgaatttccaatatatatgtataaataactCTCGTAAAAGTTAAATTTAAACTATACAACGATACAACGAGGTTTTCCAACGATGATGGCTCAGctacaaaaatatcaattttttggCAATCATTTATGATTTTTGCGGTACTATAGATGAatgattattttgttgataatttttttatttgaggtGCTTAAAATATATCAGTCATTACTCATTACATAAGAAGAATTCACATAagttaagataaaaaaatacacGCTAAGTGTTTGTAGTTGTACTAAGTAAAATGACACAATAAAAGTAGAAGGgtcaattttatattaaaacccCGTAGTCAATGAATAAGATATATAGGTCTATTTAGTTAATTATCACTAAATTTTATAAACCAGCaaactttttaagttttaattcaTATGTTTCAAACCATATGGTCAAGATCTCGGACTAGTACTTGATCAATGTGGAAATCGAATTTAATAAGTCAACATGGTATCAACTGTTGTTAGAGTCCATTCACATTTCAGAAAAAGCATACAATATTATTGTATTGTTTGATTGATCTTATTgatctctttggctttgaatattaaaattttatgaaattctGAGTGTGTTAACATGCGGAATAATCGTGAGAAAAATACGGTGCGATTTGAATAGTAACAAACATCGTACTGTTCAGTTCTGTCTCTAGTCGGTTAGCtagaataaaaatcaaatactcGTTGAACTCTTGTTGTATGGCTAAGTTTTTTTTACGCTACAAAATCAACCATGAGTTCGTCAAAATCAACCACGAGTATATAAACTTCAGATAATATAACATCAAGAAAAAACTTTAGATGTTATTCTTATTTTGCTTCaatcttttttctatttctttaacCACAATATAGATGATATCTTCTCGTCCACGCGATATACTTGAACCGTACGGCTGAAGGACAAGTTAACTAAAAGATAAACACCCAAAACATATTTGAACGTTAAAACGTTATACGTCATGGTTTCTCTATTCATGGTTCCTCTACACgtcttagaaaaataaaacgCTTTTTGTTCCTTGTTTGCGTAGCAAAGGTTTGCAGAATTCATActttaattatatacaaaagttgTAAGAATATTCAACATCTATAATATACGTCTCTCTATATGTGtatgtatttatgtatataaaattatacaaactGAGCTGTGAGCCATAAGATGATGATTacgtttccttttctttctttttttttttttttggggctaAAATCTCTGTTTTGAATTGGTCAAGGCAAAATTTGagttatgtttttaaatttgaattgtgTAGAATACTAGAATGTtggaaaagataagaaaaattaaacaaataaacaacttttttgttttttgttctctaagaacaaaattatactTTTATCTAATTTCACATTGGTTTTAAGTTTAACCCAATATGCCACTATAATATACCAACTTAGGATCAtgaaagtcttttttttttttttttttgcttttttNNNNNNNNNNNNNNNNNNNNNNNNNNNNNNNNNNNNNNNNNNNNNNNNNNNNNNNNNNNNNNNNNNNNNNNNNNNNNNNNNNNNNNNNNNNNNNNNNNNNNNNNNNNNNNNNNNNNNNNNNNNNNNNNNNNNNNNNNNNNNNNNNNNNNNNNNNNNNNNNNNNNNNNNNNNNNNNNNNNNNNNNNNNNNNNNNNNNNNNNNNNNNNNNNNNNNNNNNNNNNNNNNNNNNNNNNNNNNNNNNNNNNNNNNNNNNNNNNNNNNNNNNNNNNNNNNNNNNNNNNNNNNNNNNNNNNNNNNNNNNNNNNNNNNNNNNNNNNNNNNNNNNNTCCTTTTCGACTCGCAAAAACAACTTTGGAGTCCTCAAAATGTGTAATATTGGTGCCAAGTTTGGCACATCTGTTCTTTGCCTGATCAATAGACACAAACCGTTGAGAATCAGATTCAAAAAACCTTATTCCGGTGACAAACTTTGCTTGGTTTCTGAATTTCCTTTACTATGATTTTAAAGACAAAACAAGGCCCAGTATAATTTATTTGGGCCTTTAAGGCCTATTACGGATCCATTGACTAGTTTCCCTTAAACCCTTGGCGACCGAAAAAATTAGGGCTTCTTTTGTTCTTATTCGCTTATCTTCACGATTCTCTCATCTCCTTCTCCGGCAACCACAGTATCACCGGAACTCGTAAACGGAATCAGATTCTTTCCCTTTTTAGTATGAAACTATGAATTTAATCTCTAGAACATTGACTAGAGTAGTTACTTCCTCACTCTACCACTCGAAAGCAGCGAAGCTCCCCACTCAAAAATGGGTGATCTCGCAGCAAATCCGCGTTTTCTCAGCCAACGTCATCGGAACCGGAGGAAGGAAGCCTAGGGCTAAAGCATCAGCGAAATCGCCGCCGCTTATTTCCCCCGTAGAGGAGAAAGAACTGACTCCGCCGAAGAAGATTGAGTACAAGCCGGAGAATTCGAATTGGATCAACCTAATTGGATTCGTCGAGCAACCTGTTCAGTTCGGTCCTTGCTCCGATGGTAAATTCTGGGCTGGAACTGTGATTTCTCAGCGTTCGGGTTCAAAATCATCTAGTTTCTGGTACCCTTTTTTGAAAGCATGAgtgtgttgttgttattgttataGTGGAACTTGTTTGTTTATCTTAAAGATTATATAatcaaaagtttgaaacttttgttCAGGATTCCAATTATATTCGAAGGGGATCTAGCTCAAATTGCAGTTCAACATGTAAAGAAAGAGGATCGAATTCATATATCTGGGAAGCTGTTTATTGATTCACCTCCTCCGAGTGTTACATATACTCAATCCAATGTTCAGGTGAGTTTTATATAGGAAATTGAGTGTTGTTGTAGATGGAATCAATTTTAAAGACTAGATTTGTAATCTGTTTCATGTTCTTGGATTATTCATCtgtaatatatatgaagttCGTTCATTACATACAGGTTATGGTTCAGAGTCTTAACTTCGTACAAGCTGAAACTTGTATTGAAAAAGAAGTTATGAAGAAGATTTCACCACCTAAAGAAGAAGTAACCAGCACGAAGAGACAGCCCGGTATGTTAATATCCTTATTCAATGTTATGCGTGAGAAAATACTAATGTTGTTGTGTACCTATGTtcgttttatattttgtgtctTTCAACTAGTGGCTCGGCTAGGTCATGGTTAAGTCTTTTAGGGGCTaactttttgtgttttatataGTGGTGTTCTGGTCAACGTGATTCTCTTTGTCTTTGGCAATATCTCTTGTGTACAAGGTTTTGCGACATTTGAGTTAACACATATATTATATTCTATCTTTCTAGCAAGATCCAAAAAGGTTAAAGTCATAGATGAAGAAACCTCTAATTCGTGGAAGCACCTTATTGAAAATCCTAAAGAGTGGTTGGATCACCGTGGGAATAAAGCTAACGGATTGGTAAACACACTTTGATTCtgattcattttctctttcagTCATGTTAGTTGATATGTTTGATTATTAATCTTTTGGTTATCTATTTTCTCATGTGCAGGTAAAGCTAAAACATCCCGATTTCAAAAGGAAGGTTGGTGGTTTTTCTTTGTGGCTCAGCACAGCTCCTGAATGGGCTTTGCTAAAACTCGAAGAGCTTGAGTTTGATGTCTTAGTCCCTACAGGAAacaccaaactgaaacaacttAAAGGTAAGTTCTCCTTTCAGTAAGTATTAGGTAAGTAGTGGCATTCTGTTATGATCTCGTTTTATAATATGAGCTATCCTGAGATATAGGAGAGGAATCTTGGAAGGATTTGGTTCAGAACCCAGATAAATGGTTAGACAACCGCTCAGTTAAGGTAATATACTGCGCTGGAGGTTATCTTTGAAGCATGAAGAAACTAGTCTCTTCGTATCTTCTTTATCTGGCGTCCTACTTATGTTTTTGAACACGTGTAGACAAATGAGAAAGCTCCTGACTTCATACATAAAGAGACTGGCGAAGCACTGTGGATGACCGGTTCTCCTCTTTGGGTTCTATCAAAGTTACCACCATTGAAGAAGAACCAAGAAAGACCTCTCATGTCCAATACAATCCCGCAGCTTAAAAGTAAGTTCTTCTTTTAGCAAGTATTAGATAGGTATGTGGCATTTGTATTTGTCTCACTTTTCTAAAACGAGCCGTTGTGAGATGTAGGAGAAGAATCTTGGAAGAACTTGGTTGAGAACCCGAGTAAATGGTGGGATAACAGATTAGACAAGGTAAATATATCATCCATCTTTGAATCTTTGAAGACACTATTCTCTTTCCATTTCTCCTCTTATATTCATTTTCGAATTTCCCGATAATGTTTTTGAACCATATGTAGAGAACCCCAAAATACCCTGATTTCAAGCATAAGGAGACCGGTGAAGGACTGTGGATAAATAATTCTCCAACTTGGGCGCTTTCAAAGTTACCACCTTTAAAGAACCAAGAAAGTCCTGTCATGGCCTAGTTTGTCTCGCAGCCTTACGTTGATTTTGGCCACCCACTATGTAAAAAGGCCGTGACTTTATTTATCCAGtcttatataaagaaaattgcTAGAGTAAATTAAGGATCCTGAGTGAGACATTATCAAAATGAGCACCATATCTATAGAAGTAGTTTTTGCTTAGGATCTCGTAAGGGTTTTAGTCTTCATTGCAGAAAAACTTATCAGTGCCTcgaaattttacatttttcacgGTACACCCAACCCATTATGTATTGAGCCAATATTTTCTGGCTTATGAATCTACCAATTTTAGAGTGAACACACAGTGCCTCGAAAATTACCGACAAAATTTGGCTCAATGGTATATTACCAGTAAAGAAATCTGCTTCTCTTAGAAGCTGCAAGTTTCAACAATTCCTGCTTACTCTCATCTGATCTTCATTCTTTTACTGTAGATTTGTAGTAACGGAAACAATGGAATCATCTATGCAACATATATACAGAGCAATAAGAGTGAACTGCAGACTTCTGTTTTCATAAAGCTATGAGACAAGTAAACTGTGTAATTGCTTATGTTCAGGAATTTGGTTTTCTGGTATCAGTTGGGTTTGCAGGATTGTTGTTGCTCCAGTCACCTGCTACATTTTTCTGATCCACTTGTTGAAATGTTTCATTCTGCCGGTGTCCAGTATAACCTTGTGCAAATCCTGGAGTTCCTGCTGATCCATGTGTAGGACCATAGATTCCACCGTTCTGCATATTGTAATTCGCTGGTTTCACTGCAGATGTCCCTTGACCGTAACTGCCTGGTGTTGCTTGATTGAAGTTTCCATGGTAACTAGCCTGATATGAAGGCATTCCATATCCTTGACCTTGCCATTGTCCAGGGATTTGAGTTCCTTGGCCTTGATTGTAACTCCACTGATATGAAGGCATTCCACATCCTTGACAGCGACATTGTCCAGGGAATGGAGGTCCTTGGCCTTGATTGTAACCAAGCTGATATTGAGGCATTTGATTTCCTTGGCCTTGAGTGGGTCCGGGATACCACTGCCCAAACTGTGCAGGACCATAGTGTCCACCGTTCTGTGGACTGTAATTCCATTGACCTCCTTGGATGTAATTTGGTTGGGGCCCTTGGTGAAAGTTGCCATGTGGTGGTCCTTGGTTGTAGTTCACAAATGCCCAATGACCATAATTTCCTGGTGTTACTTGGTATGTAGGCACCGAAGCTCCCAATCCTTGGCTGTAACCCGTCTGATATGAAGGTATTTGACCTTCTTGGCCTTGTCCTGGTACCGGAGTTCCCTGGCCTTGGTTGTAACTCCCTTGATATGGAGACAATAACTGACCTCCTTGACCTTGCCCGTTTCCAGGATACCCATGTCCAAATCCTGGGCTTCCTGCTCCTTGTGCAGGACCGCAGTTTCCAACACTCTGCGGAGTGTAATTCCCTTGTCCCATTTGGTTGTAATTTTCTGGCGTCCCTTGGACAAAGTTTGCTTGTGGTGCTCCTTGGCTGTAGTACACCGATGCTCCTTGACGGGGTCCTTGAGCGTAATTGTTTGGTAATCCTTGGTATGGAGGTGTCTGAGGTCCTTGACCTTGGCTGTAACCCACCTGATTAGAAGGTATTTGACTTCCTTGACCTTGCCTTTGTCCAGGGACTGGTCTTCCTTCACCTTGGTTGTTACCACTTTGAAATGAAGGCATTTGACTTCTTTGAGCTTGTCCTTGTCTTAGGGTCGGGGTTTCTTGGCCTTGCTTGAAACTACCCTGAAATGAAGGTACTTGACTTTGCTGAGCTTGCCCTTGTCCATGGATACGTATATCTTGGCCTTCCTTGACACTCCCTTGGAATGAAGGCACTACACTTCTTTGAGTTTGCCCTTGACCTACAGACGGAGTTCCCTGGCTTTGTTTGAAACTCCCTTGAAATGAAGGCATTCGACTTCCTTCACCTCGACTTTGCCCTTGTACTGGAATTGGCATTCGACTTCTTTGACCTTCCCCTTGCCCTTGTCTTGGGATTGACGTTCGAGTTCCTTGACCTTGCCCCTGTCCTAGAGCCAGAGTTCCTTGCATTTGCTTCAAACTCCTCTGATCTGGAGGCACTTCAATTATCTGAGCTAGCTCTTCTCCTGGGGTTAGACCCTGATCTGAACTCGCTTCACTTCTTTGAGCTTTATCTTGTCCCTTCTCCAAAGAATCAAAACCTTCCTTAGTAGGAACAGGAACTGGCCCAGGTGTAATCACTCCATTCTCATACTTAtctcctgaaaaaaaaaaaaaaaacagttcagaAAAAAAACGTAACTTCCCCACAATAAGATATAAAAActccacaaaacaaacaagaaacatacCTCCATACACCTTATTCTCAACATCAACATAAGAATCAGGAATTATGTACTGCACACCAGGCAAATCTGTTTACAATAAACACCACACCGCAAAAACTGTCAACAAAATACAAATTCCATCCAACAAAAAGCTTTCATATATCATTCATTACCTCTAAACTTTTCGACTTCTCCTATAGTCATTGTTGCTTGAAACCCTTGGTAACTCGTTGTGCAAATTgcatatatcttcttcttagCTTCTTCCAAActgaacaaaccaaaaaaacactcaaattccaaaataaagatttaacaTTGTAAAATcgaaattaacaacaaaaaaaaattcaagagaTTACGAACCTTAAACCAAGTCCTTTAGCACAAGTTTGCTCAAAAATCGAAACCATTTCATCTCTAGATGGGAGATTATCTTTGGGGAAGTTCATTGTGATTAACCAATGATTAAAATCGCATCCTTCGTTATCGGGAGTGAACGAGTCTTCTCCGGTGTAAGGATCGTACTGATACTGAGCCGTCGAGAACAACCTCGTCGGAGATCGATTTGATTCCGCGGATTGCTTCACCGCGGATCTAGGTAATAACGATGAGACGGGAGTGATAAAATCGGAGGGACGAGATAGAGTGAAGGATCGTTGGAAATAGGAAGGTGCGGCGACTAGAACTCGCCGGAGACGGTGCGAGAGCATGGCCATTGATGCCGGAGATTGAGAATTACGCCGCCTTGGTTTAAACACAGTGACTGATGGGTTTAGTTAGGCCTTTAGGGCTTTTCGAGTTTGTTTATTACAAAGCCCCTTAGCTTTTGAAGTTATTTTGAACCTTGACACAAAGTTTCAGAAGTATCAACATTTTCCCGGgtatagaatttataaaacgacgccgtcttcttcttcttgaggtTACTATATTTTTCTTAGCAAGGTCGCATCAAGAgtggtgttttgttttgaaagctCTCAGACAAGTTAGGTTATAGTTATAGGATAAATTTCagattatataatttactaGGTAGAGTTCCGTGATTTGCATggatttatttatattaatctat
It encodes the following:
- the LOC104724952 gene encoding protein OSB3, chloroplastic/mitochondrial; translation: MNLISRTLTRVVTSSLYHSKAAKLPTQKWVISQQIRVFSANVIGTGGRKPRAKASAKSPPLISPVEEKELTPPKKIEYKPENSNWINLIGFVEQPVQFGPCSDGKFWAGTVISQRSGSKSSSFWIPIIFEGDLAQIAVQHVKKEDRIHISGKLFIDSPPPSVTYTQSNVQVMVQSLNFVQAETCIEKEVMKKISPPKEEVTSTKRQPARSKKVKVIDEETSNSWKHLIENPKEWLDHRGNKANGLVKLKHPDFKRKVGGFSLWLSTAPEWALLKLEELEFDVLVPTGNTKLKQLKGEESWKDLVQNPDKWLDNRSVKTNEKAPDFIHKETGEALWMTGSPLWVLSKLPPLKKNQERPLMSNTIPQLKREESWKNLVENPSKWWDNRLDKRTPKYPDFKHKETGEGLWINNSPTWALSKLPPLKNQESPVMA
- the LOC104724953 gene encoding multiple organellar RNA editing factor 4, mitochondrial-like, which encodes MAMLSHRLRRVLVAAPSYFQRSFTLSRPSDFITPVSSLLPRSAVKQSAESNRSPTRLFSTAQYQYDPYTGEDSFTPDNEGCDFNHWLITMNFPKDNLPSRDEMVSIFEQTCAKGLGLSLEEAKKKIYAICTTSYQGFQATMTIGEVEKFRDLPGVQYIIPDSYVDVENKVYGGDKYENGVITPGPVPVPTKEGFDSLEKGQDKAQRSEASSDQGLTPGEELAQIIEVPPDQRSLKQMQGTLALGQGQGQGTRTSIPRQGQGEGQRSRMPIPVQGQSRGEGSRMPSFQGSFKQSQGTPSVGQGQTQRSVVPSFQGSVKEGQDIRIHGQGQAQQSQVPSFQGSFKQGQETPTLRQGQAQRSQMPSFQSGNNQGEGRPVPGQRQGQGSQIPSNQVGYSQGQGPQTPPYQGLPNNYAQGPRQGASVYYSQGAPQANFVQGTPENYNQMGQGNYTPQSVGNCGPAQGAGSPGFGHGYPGNGQGQGGQLLSPYQGSYNQGQGTPVPGQGQEGQIPSYQTGYSQGLGASVPTYQVTPGNYGHWAFVNYNQGPPHGNFHQGPQPNYIQGGQWNYSPQNGGHYGPAQFGQWYPGPTQGQGNQMPQYQLGYNQGQGPPFPGQCRCQGCGMPSYQWSYNQGQGTQIPGQWQGQGYGMPSYQASYHGNFNQATPGSYGQGTSAVKPANYNMQNGGIYGPTHGSAGTPGFAQGYTGHRQNETFQQVDQKNVAGDWSNNNPANPTDTRKPNS